The proteins below come from a single Candida albicans SC5314 chromosome 7, complete sequence genomic window:
- a CDS encoding chaperone (Ortholog(s) have role in protein folding in endoplasmic reticulum and ER membrane protein complex localization), which translates to MNAYSEILKPRIIPISSSKNDVPPPPGYSESVFSTATKSSTSSGKKTKHDDADLNALKSKKIWELAIGPAKSIPMNLFMSYMTGNSLQVISVTMTLMLLWNPIKAIFNETNPTFSKLSTKNNGSEIILAKIVFIICQVLNMGIGVYKLYKMGLIPHQEADWLAWKEPKKIIDRLYY; encoded by the coding sequence CCAAAAATGATgttccaccaccaccaggaTATTCAGAATCCGTGTTTTCTACAGCAACAAAATCGCTGACATCGTCAGGTAAGAAGACAAAGCATGACGACGCCGATTTGAATGCATTAAAATCCAAGAAAATTTGGGAATTAGCAATTGGTCCAGCAAAGTCGATACCAATGAACTTATTTATGAGTTATATGACTGGTAATTCCTTACAAGTGATTTCAGTTACAATGACATTAATGTTGTTATGGAACCCTATAAAGGCAATCTTCAATGAAACCAATCCCACCTTTTCCAAACTATCAACCAAAAATAATGGAAGTGAGATTATATTAGCAAAGATTGTATTCATTATATGCCAAGTGTTGAATATGGGTATTGGTGTTTACAAATTATACAAAATGGGTCTTATACCCCATCAAGAAGCTGACTGGTTAGCCTGGAAAGAACCCAAGAAAATTATAGATAGGTTATATTACTAA
- a CDS encoding putative tRNA acetyltransferase (Ortholog(s) have RNA binding activity, role in tRNA modification and cytoplasm, nucleus localization), which yields MGKRKAADSNNPPKKKFKNVSKLLDPNTSGIYVSCARRKEANCRQELLNLLSEKVPEYFDLENVEDDEDETQIDKKELSIEDKIKQELQELEESKNSKKELLQPVDVDLECLVFIKTKKPIDPEVLVEKLCKECYESGQKTTRYTQKLVPIMDSCSSTGDDPLEKVRQLARKVLARHFHQEKDQKPVKFAVQVSRRNFNVLKSDVIIKTIAECVGNSHGHSVDLKNYDKLIIVECYKNNIGMGVANNFLKYSKYNLQQIFDKHQEDNN from the coding sequence ATGGGTAAAAGAAAAGCTGCTGATTCCAATAATCctcccaaaaaaaagtttaaaaatGTGTCTAAATTGTTGGACCCTAACACTTCTGGTATTTACGTAAGTTGTGCTCGTAGGAAGGAAGCAAATTGTCGTCAGGAATTGCTCAATCTATTGTCAGAGAAAGTTCCcgaatattttgatttggagAATGTTGAAGATGACGAAGACGAAACTCAAATTGACAAAAAGGAACTATCAATTGAAGACAAAATCAAACAGGAATTACAAGAACTTGAGGAGTCCAAAAACTCGAAAAAGGAATTGCTTCAACCTGTTGATGTAGATTTGGAGTGTTTGGTGTTTATAAAAACGAAAAAACCTATTGATCCAGAGGTTTTGGTGGAGAAACTATGTAAAGAATGTTATGAGTCTGGACAGAAAACAACCAGGTACACTCAAAAATTGGTCCCAATAATGGACTCATGCAGTTCAACGGGTGATGATCCATTAGAGAAGGTGCGGCAATTGGCTCGAAAAGTGTTGGCAAGACATTTCCATCAAGAGAAGGATCAGAAGCCTGTCAAGTTTGCTGTTCAAGTTTCAAGACGTAATTTCAATGTTTTAAAGTCTGATGTTATAATTAAAACAATAGCTGAATGCGTGGGTAATAGTCACGGACACTCAGTTGATCTTAAAAATTACgacaaattgattattgttgaatgtTATAAGAATAATATTGGTATGGGTGTAgctaataattttttgaaatatagTAAATACAACTTGCAACAAATATTTGACAAACACCAGGAAGAtaacaattaa
- a CDS encoding uncharacterized protein (Ortholog of C. dubliniensis CD36 : Cd36_73670, C. parapsilosis CDC317 : CPAR2_702370, Candida tenuis NRRL Y-1498 : CANTEDRAFT_119320 and Debaryomyces hansenii CBS767 : DEHA2G16632g): MSTLPLDLILYISDIGNLSIKDIFHLSQANKLFREKLSHPYFWHMVYNQKIGKIYELYGISEPIPESNYYRLCKEHLRRFNEIERELNDFNESKNYKIRDYITKYSLDLVFLPTLLYFLRQEDFQIKLNIRNKSNTVEFSKGVFLANLVAGQSFNIGIKMLTKFSEEPLNSRSYESFWFAFSLLQKKSFKLIKARNLFLEGAAETLRKLTTEYYPLPLVDNKYTFKTVDEYSNKVALYTQLLYQSYCDIRCEESNYMESTNLLSMYSGRHKGDQLLVASSLIKVVDEELEALDIRITSGEDKPKLLLAPMGTALIGDYCVPFLAGHPRVLKKEKFLNVCRSISEPLANRALLPITKDEIQAMICYYGTALKFLDGLDVLSPPCHPSTYGDDTFTFFGQFILPCLFRKEVSNFNMQILLQNVRDFLVNANHIYYPIFSRLPILSGYSLLIEDAPQYLPCNYSPSLLQGKIVITNRSDAPAIVVGTCNDSSFYQVLNAYGELERLRDTSFTVVDRVKAEEVETFVELVGLANLIYVRIKGVSLREGEEPRFIIE; this comes from the coding sequence ATGCTGACCCTCCCTTTGGATTTGATTCTTTATATCTCAGATATTGGAAATTTGAGTATCAAAGATATTTTTCACCTCAGTCAAGCCAACAAGCTATTTAGAGAGAAATTGCTGCACCCATACTTTTGGCATATGGTGtacaatcaaaaaattggcAAAATCTATGAACTATACGGTATATCAGAGCCTATCCCTGAAAGCAATTATTATCGACTCTGTAAGGAGCACCTTCGCAGattcaatgaaattgaacGAGAGttgaatgattttaatgaatccaaaaattataaaattcGAGATTACATTACCAAGTATTCATTAGATTTGGTTTTTCTACCAACTCTATTATATTTCCTACGTCAAGaagattttcaaatcaagtTAAATATCAGAAATAAATCCAATACTGttgaattttcaaaagGCGTATTTCTAGCCAATTTGGTTGCTGGTCAAAGTTTCAATATTGGTATAAAAATGCTTACTAAGTTCTCTGAAGAGCCATTGAATTCCAGGTCCTACGAATCATTTTGGTTTGCCTTCAGCTTGTTACAGAAAAAGAgttttaaattaattaaagcTCGAAATTTGTTTCTTGAAGGAGCAGCAGAGACACTCAGAAAACTTACCACCGAGTACTATCCGTTACCACTTGTTGACAATAAGTATACTTTCAAAACAGTTGATGAATATTCTAATAAGGTTGCACTTTATACCCAGCTACTTTACCAATCTTATTGTGACATTCGTTGTGAGGAAAGCAACTATATGGAATCCACCAACTTGTTATCGATGTACAGTGGTCGTCACAAAGGTGACCAACTTCTTGTAGCATCATCATTGATAAAAGTGGTTGATGAGGAATTGGAAGCTCTAGATATCAGAATTACCAGTGGTGAAGATAAACCCAAACTTTTGTTAGCTCCTATGGGAACAGCATTAATTGGTGACTACTGTGTCCCATTTTTAGCTGGACATCCAAGAGTGTTAAAGAAGGAAAAGTTTTTAAACGTGTGCAGATCCATTTCGGAACCATTGGCAAATAGAGCTTTGTTGCCGATAACTAAGGATGAAATACAGGCTATGATTTGTTATTACGGAACTGCACTCAAATTTTTAGATGGGCTAGATGTGTTATCACCTCCATGTCATCCAAGTACCTATGGCGACGAtacttttactttttttggCCAGTTCATATTGCCATGTTTATTCAGAAAGGAAGTGAGCAATTTCAATATGCAAATATTACTACAAAATGTCAGAGACTTTCTTGTAAATGCCAATCATATATACTATCCCATTTTTAGTAGATTGCCAATTTTGAGTGGTTACTCGTTGCTCATTGAAGATGCACCTCAATACTTACCATGTAACTACCTGCCAAGCTTATTACAAGGTAAAATAGTCATTACCAATAGATCAGATGCTCCTGCAATAGTTGTTGGGACCTGCAACGATAGTCTGTTCTATCAAGTCTTGAATGCATATGGAGAGCTAGAGCGACTCCGTGACACTTCATTTACAGTAGTGGACCGTGTTAAGGcagaagaagttgaaacgtttgttgaattggttGGCTTAGCAAATTTGATATACGTGCGGATCAAGGGAGTAAGTTTGAGAGAAGGTGAAGAACCTAGATTTATAATAGAGTAA
- a CDS encoding Hsp70 family ATPase (Ortholog(s) have role in intracellular sequestering of iron ion, iron-sulfur cluster assembly, protein maturation and mitochondrial matrix localization), whose translation MLRQNIARITFRRFKHHVLGIDLGTTNSAVAVMGSDQEPQIIENEEGKRTTPSIVAFSKEGETLVGLPAKRQAVVNPENTFFATKRLIGRKFEDTEVQRDLNNVPYKIIPSKQGDAMLSSHSGQTISPSEIGGLILQKLQKVAENQLKEKINSAVVTVPAYFNDSQRQATKNSGKLVGLDVLRVINEPTAAALAYGCDKSREDGIIAVFDLGGGTFDISILEIDEGVFEVRATNGNTHLGGEDFDIVIMNYILENFKAETGIDLSGDRFAVQRIKEAAEKAKIELDHSDEIEINIPFVSQDKHIKQTLTSQEFTKMVMPIIEKTIDPVKRCVRDAELKFKDIDEVLLVGGMTRMPQIRKMVQDLFGKKPSTAVNPDEAVALGAAIQGAVLSGQVKNVVLLDVTPLSLGIETYGGIFTPLIPRNSAVPIKKEQMFSTAVDGQTGVEIGVYQGERTLVKDNKHIGQFKLSNIPQGPKGTPQIAVSFEIDADGIINVSATDKTPYPKDSEHYGKPNTVAIQVTEVGLTDAEVEKMIQESNRNKKADEEKKRLYEHASRAEILCTDTETALIQFGELMEDEEKKTIKEYANTIKEMIDEIRSGEKLHHPNILNQKVNEMQKTCMEAIQKVALKQQQDKESKN comes from the coding sequence ATGCTAAGACAAAACATTGCCCGTATAACGTTTAGAAGGTTCAAGCACCATGTACTTGGAATTGACTTGGGAACCACTAATTCTGCTGTTGCAGTTATGGGATCAGATCAAGAGCCACAGATCATTGAAAACGAAGAAGGCAAACGTACTACACCATCAATTGTGGCATTCAGCAAAGAAGGCGAAACCTTAGTTGGTCTTCCTGCAAAGAGACAAGCTGTAGTAAACCCCGAAAACACcttttttgcaacaaagAGATTAATTGGGAGAAAGTTTGAGGATACCGAAGTGCAAAGGGATTTAAACAATGTTCCTTATAAGATTATCCCTAGCAAACAAGGTGATGCAATGTTGAGCTCGCATAGTGGACAAACCATATCACCATCTGAAATCGGGGGACTTATTTTGCAAAAGTTACAGAAAGTTGCTGAAAATCagttgaaagaaaagatcAACAGTGCTGTTGTCACAGTTCCAGCATATTTCAATGACTCTCAAAGACAGGCTACAAAGAATTCTGGGAAACTAGTAGGCTTGGACGTATTACGAGTCATCAATGAGccaacagcagcagcttTAGCCTATGGCTGTGACAAGTCAAGAGAGGATGGGATAATCGCAGTATTTGACCTTGGAGGCGGGACATTCGACATATCTATTTTGGAAATAGATGAAGGTGTGTTTGAAGTAAGAGCAACAAATGGTAATACACATTTGGGAGGTGAAGATTTTGACATTGTCATTATGAATTATATCTTGGAAAATTTCAAGGCAGAAACAGGAATTGATTTATCCGGTGATAGATTTGCTGTACAACGTATTAAAGAAGCTGCagaaaaagcaaaaataGAGCTAGACCATTCGGACGAgattgaaataaatatacCATTCGTGTCCCAAGACAAGCACATTAAGCAGACTTTGACATCGCAAGAGTTCACCAAGATGGTGATGCCTATTATAGAAAAGACGATCGACCCAGTCAAACGATGTGTGCGAGACGCCGAATTAAAATTCAAGGATATTGATGAGGTTTTGTTAGTTGGTGGAATGACAAGAATGCCCCAGATCAGGAAAATGGTACAGGACTTGTTTGGCAAAAAACCGAGTACTGCTGTGAACCCCGACGAAGCAGTTGCGTTAGGTGCAGCAATTCAAGGTGCAGTATTATCCGGACAAGTTAAAAATGTGGTATTATTGGATGTTACACCATTGTCATTAGGGATCGAGACTTATGGGGGAATTTTTACTCCACTAATACCCCGTAACTCTGCTGTTCCAATTAAAAAGGAGCAAATGTTTTCCACAGCTGTAGACGGCCAAACGGGTGTTGAAATAGGTGTTTATCAAGGAGAAAGAACATTGGTCAAAGACAACAAGCATATTGGCCAATTCAAGCTTTCAAATATCCCGCAAGGACCAAAGGGGACTCCACAAATTGCCGTGTCCTTTGAAATAGATGCCGATGGTATTATAAACGTCAGTGCAACAGACAAGACACCATATCCAAAGGATCTGGAACACTACGGGAAACCAAATACCGTGGCAATACAAGTAACTGAAGTTGGCTTGACCGATGCGGAGGTCGAAAAAATGATCCAAGAAAGTAACCGGAACAAGAAAGCCGAcgaggaaaagaaaaggttGTATGAACATGCTTCTCGTGCAGAAATTTTATGTACAGATACGGAGACCGCATTGATCCAATTCGGGGAATTGATGGAGGACGAAGAGAAGAAGACAATAAAAGAGTATGCCAATACCATCAAAGAAATGATTGATGAAATAAGATCAGGAGAGAAATTACATCATCCCAATATCCTAAACCAAAAAGTAAACGAAATGCAAAAGACTTGCATGGAGGCAATACAGAAAGTAGCATTAAAGCAGCAACAAGATAAAGAGAGTAAAAATTAG
- the PRE5 gene encoding proteasome core particle subunit alpha 6 (Alpha6 subunit of the 20S proteasome; regulated by Gcn4; induced in response to amino acid starvation (3-AT); Spider biofilm repressed), whose translation MFRNNYDNDSVTYSPTGRLFQVEYALEAIKQGSAAVGLTSNDYVVLVALKRNAEELGSYQKKIIKIDDHMGVALAGLAPDARVLSNFLRKQAMQCKMVFNRPIQTYKAVLSIADKAQENTQTYGSRPYGVGLLIAGYDETGAHLFEFQPSGSVLEYFGAAIGARSQAARTYLERNLEEIKKCDDVEKLVLHGLYALRDTLSQDVELTFKNTSVSIVGKDQSFVSYDDENVQQWLDKLDSVSNARNRDGDDDEDGDEQEEGNATQAQEGEGTEAPAEDRMETDE comes from the coding sequence ATGTTTAGAAATAATTACGATAACGATTCAGTCACATATTCACCTACAGGTAGATTATTCCAAGTCGAGTATGCTTTAGAAGCTATTAAACAAGGAAGTGCAGCTGTTGGTTTAACGTCGAATGATTATGTTGTGTTAGTAGCtctaaaaagaaatgcaGAGGAATTGGGATCTTACCAAAAGAAGATCataaaaattgatgatcACATGGGAGTGGCATTGGCTGGTTTGGCACCGGATGCTAGAGTTTTATCTAATTTTTTAAGAAAACAAGCAATGCAATGTAAAATGGTTTTCAATCGTCCAATTCAAACCTATAAAGCAGTTTTGTCAATTGCTGATAAAGCCCAAGAAAATACACAAACTTATGGATCTAGGCCATATGGTGTCGGGTTGTTGATTGCTGGATATGATGAAACAGGGGCACACCTTTTTGAGTTTCAACCTAGTGGAAGCGTCTTGGAATATTTTGGAGCCGCCATAGGAGCAAGATCCCAAGCAGCTCGTACATATTTAGAAAGAAATTTagaagaaataaagaaatgTGATGACGTTGAGAAGTTGGTACTCCATGGATTATATGCTTTGAGAGATACGTTGTCTCAAGACGTTGAATTGACATTTAAAAACACCAgtgtttcaattgttggtAAAGATCAAAGTTTTGTATCGTATGACGATGAAAATGTGCAACAATGGTTGGATAAATTAGACTCTGTCTCGAACGCTAGAAATAGAGATggcgatgatgatgaggatggtgatgaacaagaagagGGTAATGCAACCCAAGCTCAAGAAGGAGAAGGTACTGAAGCACCAGCAGAAGACAGAATGGAAACTGACGAGTAA